Below is a genomic region from Anoplolepis gracilipes chromosome 1, ASM4749672v1, whole genome shotgun sequence.
cggaAAACATGACTATGAGtttgtttcttatttattataaatttttaagagccAAAACTCTTTATCATTCAttctagatttataaaaaatatataaagaaaaatttataaagagatattttttcgaGAATATGTAGAAAACGAATGATCAGTGTGCTAAAAGTATAGAATGTAAATCAGCGCgtgtacaatttattataaatttttatgagccAAATTACAAAATCCAGCTCTTTAGTACCAATTTTAACAAtggaaataagaaatataaagttgaaaaaatataaatttttcgaggCGTAGTTTACTGACAAATATCATTGTCTATACTTAAAAGGCAGCAGTGCAGCTAACGATAGATTATATTGGTAGAACCGATGTATGATAAGAAGAGATAATAATACCGTCTTTATTTCTATGGCGATGCAATAATGTGCGTACAAACATATATCGAGTGACAGTTTATTTCTCAATGTGATAGCTATGACATCTGAGTTTGCTTATCACTCTTATTGATTCTTAATGGACTCTCTAATACGTGTCTCTTAACGAtagactaaaataatttccgcttttttattaactttttaattatttttttactttattattgttcattttttatttaccgtaagtaaatcttttaaatatatctttttataattatttttaatatttattgataaacttAGTTctcaaaaaattgataaaatagtcACGTGGCAAGATTATCGTAATCATTGATCAATAAGCATATCAACGGATCGAAAATCAATTCTCTGTTGTTAGGATCGGTTCGTACAAAAATCgaattgaaaagaattaaagataaaaaaaaaatcgatttcctgaaaaaaaagaatcaacatCACTTATCACTATTTTGTACACCCAGCGTTAGGAATAAATTTGTGAGTTTCAAAGCACATTTAGGTGTGTGTGGTTGTGAgctctgtaatcgtatcaattattacattatatgttatgtttattaatttatatattatatacaattatttatataaaatatatattaatatgcatataaagcGTCGCGGTAGCGTTGTGACgccaaaacaaaaaaaaatttttgataaaatatatattatttatttatatatttattacaatttataagcAGAGGGTCTTTGTTATATCCACTTGTGCGTCACAAGTTGAGCGACGGTTGTGTGCGATTTGTTGTAATTATCTCGTGCGTTTCAAATCTATATGATGGGTTTCTTCTTGGTCAttgtttttttccaattttgcCATTATAGCATTATATTGAGAAGTGCATTTCTGTACTTTTGTTTACTTTGTATCGGAATTACCATTATCTCGTGgcattttatttgaaagtgACATACACTGAATAATTTTACGAAGATGTTGCTACGTAGGATAGTCATTACTTTATTaccgtattattattttgcgtaaattttaattttattaattaaaagtaacataaaaaacaaattatatcgattataaATACGTCCGAAGAAATTACaagttataagtaaaagtaaaacCAAATAgtcacaaaatataaaaaagagggGATAGAGAATACagattaaacataaaattaatacaaaaatataataagaaacatgtataacaagaaaattataacacaAACAGCAGTCTTCACTGGACTTTCTTCAGTGCCGAATTAGATAatgataaagtaataatagttaaaatacagataaaaaaataaataaataaaaatacaaaaattgagAAACCTGATGATGTCTAATTGTAAGTCGcgttgttaattattattattaatgttaaatcttTTCTGACACACATTAGttcaatattcaaatatcCACCAACAAAGTTGTGACAAAAACTTGTGGAAGAACAAAATAAAGTCACAATGGTAAGTCGCCTAGaaggatattatttataattttttattttacaataattttttgtggTAAAAAAACcgatcaaatttaattaatggacTCACCAATGAAAGATCCAATACAGATATACAAAACGCTCAACGGACTCGCAAGGCTCACTATTTAAAATCTATGTTCCGTCCCAGTCAGAATTATCATTCTCATCATTTCTTTAGTTCATAATTACGAAGCTTTAGGGATAAGATCTTTcgcgtttaatttttaaatttgactttacctatttatatataagttcaCTTGCTCCTTAAACTCTTATATACCTCGTTTATAATGTATAGCATCAacgaaataatatgtataaaataatattaaagatttccAATTTCTTACAGacgcttatattttttaaaacactcgCGATCATTAATATcctattaacaaatattatggctaaaataaaaaagtaaatcaaaattcaaaatgttgaattaaaGCATGGAGAAACCATGTCCACGACAAATATtagtataaagaatatttttataatcaacttatatatatagtaatttaaatcaaaataatactttataataatataagagagaaattttttagatataagtACTTTTTCAAATCATCAGATacaatataatcattaataaataaaagctttgcaaacaaataataaagggAATAAACtccataatttaattttttctgcaCTGTTTTGATACCATTCGGCGAACAATGCtgaaacaaaatgaaaaattcctatttttacaaaatacacTTTGCACTTTTATTGGAtagtatatttgaaattattggataaatattaattttgatcgaACCTTTATCGTCGCGATTCGTGATCCAGCCGATCACAGACTGTCTCTTATTCTGTCGTTTTAACCACGCATTTAAAGGCTCAAAATATTTGAGCATGGCACCAGCGTCTACTCTATTTACTCTACCTCTTGTCATTTGCCTGATGACATCTTGCCATGGTCTGGAAGATCCCATCGACAGAAcgtctctgtatatataattacacaaacATAGTTTTAGCGATGGTGTATTTATTTCCATTAAAAACACTATTTAATTGCTTTCACAAAATTCACATACGATAATAATCGACCTGCTTCCCGTGATCTGTAAATATCGCAAGTGTGCAATTCACCTGTGTGACCAGAAATATCACACAATGACTGGAACAGTTGAAATTGTAAGGCAATGCTtacaaattatctaaaaattaataaaaatataaaaataatatatttctctttaatgcTACCTTCAGAGAGTAACAGTaaacatacatgtatttattttgtatacttACTTGACATGAAGACTGTCCGCTGGAATATCATACTTGAATGCTGGATCGAAATTCCTTTCAGATCTAGGTACATGTGAAACAATACTCTGATATTGCAATCTTAATTCCCACCATTGTGCTGTCATATCTTCCACGCCATCGCTAAAGACGTGCCATCTccacttgaaaaaaataaatgcatgcaatttatgattattaaattatatatatatatatatatatatatatatatatatataataaaaacaattctcttaCTCAAAAGATTATGTCATGAAAAACTTACGTAAACATAGAAAGTACAATAACTGCTACACCTACcatgcaaattataaattaattatttaattatttgttaccTGATCAACTATATGAGCGAATGGCATATAAGTCACTTTACGGAGTGCCATTAACATCAGAAAACTGATGCTGCTATCATAATCGCTTGTTATATTCTTGTACAATCCGATTTTATGCAAATGTTGCGGAGTAAAGACAGATAAGCCAATCGCATCGCTAACAGCTTcgtaaaatcttaattaaaaaaaaaatataattagaatatacatataatacaccatattaagtttcaaaatacagataaaaaaaaatacctggCAACGCTTCATTTCGGAATAAGAAACACGCaagtacattatttataagacTTGATGAATTACATGATGTGATCCTGTAACGATGATACCTTTctgcaaaagaaaataaactttaataatgcATTGTTAATGTTACACAATGTCCAATGTCCATAAACTTACCAGGAAATGTTGACTTCCAACGTGTTGTTGTATTGACATGACACGTGTAACATGCGGACAATGGCAGATATTTCGTTAGAAATGAGACAGTGCATAAATCGGAGCTAAGTCTCAGTCCGCGGGCCAAGATTAGATCCATTTTCGAAAAACACCACTTAACCAACAACAATCATAAGATTCTTATGTCACAGTTTGTCACGTGCATAAGAAAAGGTTTTGCGTATCGAAAACTTACGAGGAAGTTTTTCAATCGTTACCGTTGCAATTTGTGTCTTCTCAAGCTgtgaaatattcatataaatatatttacaaaaacatAACTTGACATGTCACATCATGTTGCAACTAATCATAAATGTTAAGGCGAATAAAATCTTGCAAGTATTGACATCTATAGTTTGGAACTAGTAATAATATAGCAAGTTTACCCGTTGTTCATAACACCAGAGCGACGATAATGTAAtttcacgtgaaaattttcactgtttatttttttcaaatttccaAATTTTACGTGAAACTTTTCAAGGTGCactttaagaattataattataatctgtataattattacgttaataaagatcgttttatatttaaagaagtcTCCCTTTATTGCATGTGCGCGAATGTGAGAAAGGAAAGCGAATAGTTGCGTCGCGCGCGTTCggaaaataatatcgataacgTTCCGCGGACGTAACAACATAAATATTCTTGTGATTATAATGCTACATGTATCTTTAAtatgtagtttttattatggtataatatacatattacaacattttatataaaaataataatttattaagtacttattttatataaaactaacaaAATATAAGTCAAATTGTAatcaattcttttctttttttcaactaCCACCAAATCGAGCCAGttggataatttttcatataaatagaataaaaaagattattcttaattttttttaagagaattgtttgaaagatttattaaaaaaattcattacaaaatttttagttaatatataatatgtactagtataacacataaaaatcggaaaataaatatatataaaatactccTTTAAACTCTCTCTTTAtgtgtaatttctttttttgatttGATTTGAACTGTAATcagttataaaatactttagtCTCCGAAATTTACTTCCGTACCGATCtaacagaaaattataacGTGGTATAACGAACTTGTTCATTATAAGTTATTCTCAAATAGCCACTACATTAGATTATCAACGAAGGCATTTATGCTATACACTATACACATTCCGCTGTACCTATCggattagataatatatataaaacttttcatattctatttttcattaaacgtataataaaaatatatcgtttatCAATCGATtagtcaaaattttacaaactgCAAATTTGCAGAAAAATCAATCTTACTCTTTCAATTTGcataagtttatttaatttttaaaattacattatgtaataaatataaagtcaaTTATTACTCGTCAGTGTTGCTATTTCATTCCTTTCTTCTTTAAATTGTTGGATTATTGGTTGCTGCTTGTTATAGCAATGTCTTCAATATctgttttgaaatttattatcaaacattattttaGCTTGAATTGGTTCATCAtctgtagaaaataattaaaaaaatgaaaactgtaaaaataatttaagcgTTATATAAAtgctacaattattattactttatacaaatgtaattCTATAAAGTATTagttatacttatatattttatacatataataaatgcaaaaaatgacTTAATATCCGAATATAatgttagatatataaataactaatttaaatatttaaatatatataatttataatattattcatatatttatagcataAATTTATACCTTGTTCATCTTCTTCACTTACTGTTGTGTTACTtttcatattatcatatatgttctttataactttaaatatactACTTTCTATTTCCGCGTCATCATCAAAATCTGTATTcagaatgattaaaaaaataaatattaaaatatttttagtaccATAAAACCTTGTTCTACAatcaaatgtattataaattggatcataacgttattattattaaatcataaaattattattattaaatcactgATATTCGAATGTCAAAGAGTACTCATATCCGCGAATATTATACACACGATTACTTTACACGATTACTGAAACACGATTTTGACAAACTATcaactataattaaatgatatactgacaatatttagttattatatgtgtacataatatcagttttaatttgaattatcttaaatatttataatatatttatgatgtacataaaaatctaacatctactttttaatatttattggacACAAgagtatataattacaaaaatagtacaatcataaaaatagtataattaaaaaaatatacttaaaattattttaccttGTTTGGTTTTTGTAATTtgatgttttttcattaagtgaCGTTGAAATTCATGTGATAATTGAACAAAACTAGACGAATCACATTCCGTGCATTTTAGTTCTACATCGTCTACAAGCTCCAAATATTTCCATATAATGGTATTTAATGCACTTTTTTCtttggtaatttttaaatgttttctcAAATGTTTAT
It encodes:
- the LOC140663830 gene encoding angiotensin-converting enzyme-like, with translation MDLILARGLRLSSDLCTVSFLTKYLPLSACYTCHVNTTTRWKSTFPERFYEAVSDAIGLSVFTPQHLHKIGLYKNITSDYDSSISFLMLMALRKVTYMPFAHIVDQWRWHVFSDGVEDMTAQWWELRLQYQSIVSHVPRSERNFDPAFKYDIPADSLHVK